Proteins co-encoded in one bacterium genomic window:
- a CDS encoding fucose isomerase, with the protein MKNVPVVKLGIIAVSRDCFPLELSTRRRRAVTAACLKKKIDIVECEKTVENENDVLLALAEAKDKGVNALVIFLGNFGPEGPTSLMAQRFDGPVMIAAAAEESRNDLIQGRGDAYCGMLSSSYNNGLRKLRLYVPAYPVGDSEEVAEMISEFIPVARVLLGVKGLKIFSFGPRPQDFLACNAPIKPLYDLGIEIMENSELDLYDICQAAKEDPLVRATMESMSKELGAGNTYPELIERLAWYEVALRRFMEKHLGASRFGIFANKCWPSFQKYFGHVPCFINGRLAAEGIPVACEVDIYGALSEYMAACATLKPPTLLDINNTVPKDMIQANRAYMKEYKPTDLFMGFHCGNVSSGCMIKPSIQHQLIMHRLLEPDQPPTITRGTLEGRIQVGPITLFRLQSTADTQLKSYMAQGEVLDIDPHSFGGIGVFAVREMSRFYRHVFIGKRFPHHTAIAFAHAGKTLFNAVK; encoded by the coding sequence ATGAAAAACGTGCCTGTGGTTAAATTGGGAATCATCGCGGTCAGCCGGGATTGCTTTCCGCTCGAACTGTCCACTCGCCGCCGCCGGGCGGTGACCGCCGCTTGTCTGAAGAAAAAGATCGATATTGTTGAATGCGAAAAGACGGTGGAGAACGAGAACGACGTTCTTCTGGCTTTGGCGGAAGCCAAGGACAAAGGGGTGAATGCGCTGGTCATTTTCCTCGGCAATTTCGGCCCGGAAGGTCCCACCAGCCTGATGGCCCAGCGATTCGACGGGCCGGTGATGATCGCTGCGGCGGCCGAAGAAAGCCGGAACGATCTGATCCAGGGACGCGGCGATGCCTACTGCGGCATGTTGAGCAGCTCTTATAACAACGGACTGCGCAAGCTGCGTCTGTATGTGCCTGCCTATCCGGTCGGCGACAGCGAAGAGGTGGCTGAGATGATCAGCGAGTTCATTCCCGTGGCGCGGGTGTTGCTGGGCGTAAAAGGACTAAAGATCTTTTCTTTTGGTCCACGACCGCAGGATTTTCTCGCCTGCAACGCGCCGATCAAACCTCTCTACGATCTAGGCATAGAGATCATGGAAAACAGCGAGCTGGATCTCTATGACATCTGTCAAGCGGCTAAAGAGGATCCGCTGGTCAGAGCAACCATGGAATCGATGTCTAAAGAATTAGGTGCGGGCAATACCTATCCGGAGTTGATCGAACGATTAGCCTGGTATGAGGTGGCGCTGCGTCGTTTTATGGAAAAACATCTCGGCGCAAGCCGGTTCGGCATTTTTGCTAATAAATGCTGGCCTTCTTTTCAAAAATACTTTGGCCATGTGCCCTGTTTTATCAATGGCCGGCTGGCGGCAGAGGGCATTCCGGTCGCCTGTGAAGTGGACATCTACGGCGCGCTGTCGGAATACATGGCAGCCTGTGCGACGCTGAAGCCGCCGACTCTTTTGGACATCAACAACACCGTGCCCAAGGACATGATCCAGGCCAACCGGGCGTACATGAAGGAGTATAAGCCGACAGATCTGTTTATGGGGTTCCACTGCGGTAATGTCAGTTCCGGTTGCATGATCAAGCCGAGCATTCAGCATCAATTGATCATGCATCGGTTGCTGGAGCCTGATCAGCCGCCCACGATCACCCGCGGCACTCTGGAGGGCCGCATTCAGGTCGGCCCGATCACCCTCTTTCGCCTGCAGTCGACGGCGGATACGCAATTGAAGTCCTATATGGCGCAGGGCGAGGTGCTGGATATTGATCCGCACTCTTTCGGCGGCATCGGTGTGTTTGCCGTCAGAGAGATGAGCCGGTTTTACCGGCATGTGTTTATCGGCAAACGGTTCCCGCATCATACAGCGATCGCCTTCGCCCATGCCGGCAAAACGCTGTTCAACGCCGTTAAG